A DNA window from Aspergillus nidulans FGSC A4 chromosome V contains the following coding sequences:
- a CDS encoding uncharacterized protein (transcript_id=CADANIAT00003166), whose product MPPDPVIAVVIDLSDLFLPGPVLASAKISRHILKEIFSSDIWYVYECGQLTETEACGVLSTRYSLDVADLADILQTRVRTRIISQVQGESARNKEQGQRQGHEHELLINNLQPLKFKAKADRKGPLLCGMLNIPQPEYATIQDSISEWALFDHVFVSCQVGMRKPDLCFYRHVLRELGLSDSLERALFVETNPENILPARSVGSHVILHMDTNATLRSLQNILCDPVARGKEFLRVNAKRLHSVTSTGVVIRDNFTQLLVLEATGDRELVYLEEHARSWNFFIGSPLLTTRAYPDDFDTTALALTVLEPSDVSIVQSVLDEIASHLSADGIILADEPGQTYFDTTRPRVDPVVCVNVLALFYKYGRGHELHTTLSWVRDVLRHRAYLNGTRYYAIPEAFLYFLARLLENTSTNGAGLPMHDEFVCLLRERVVERVGLPGDALALAMRLLAARYVGIADVIDEERLREMQCEDGGWKVGWVYRYGKTNLRIGNRGLATALAVRALSDHSSLIKNNERTSPVSESSPPQCNKKYCCVCLPTGTLVELAIRRVLIEGECIVQEDLPTTPSFS is encoded by the exons ATGCCTCCTGATCCAGTCATAGCGGTTGTCATTGACCTATCGgatctcttcctccccgGACCAGTCCTTGCGAGTGCAAAGATCTCACGCCATATTCTGAAAGAAATCTTCTCCTCGGACATCTGGTACGTCTATGAATGTGGCCAGTTGACGGAAACGGAGGCCTGCGGGGTGCTCTCGACCAGATACTCGCTCGATGTGGCCGACCTCGCTGATATACTGCAAACCCGGGTCCGAACAAGAATCATATCCCAGGTCCAGGGAGAGAGCGCGCGAAACAAAGAACAAGGGCAGAGGCAAGGCCATGAGCAtgagctcctcatcaacaatctGCAGCCTCTCAAATTCAAAGCAAAAGCGGACAGGAAAGGGCCTCTGCTCTGTGGCATGCTGAATATCCCCCAACCAGAATACGCAACCATCCAGGACAGCATCTCGGAATGGGCCCTATTCGACCACGTCTTCGTCTCGTGCCAGGTCGGCATGCGCAAGCCAGACCTGTGTTTCTACCGACATGTGCTGCGCGAACTGGGGCTGTCCGACTCGCTTGAAAGAGCGCTCTTTGTCGAGACAAATCCTGAGAATATCCTCCCTGCGAGATCGGTCGGGAGCCATGTAATCCTGCACATGGACACGAATGCGACTCTGCGCTCACTGCAGAACATATTGTGTGATCCAGTTGCGCGTGGGAAAGAATTTCTCCGCGTCAATGCGAAACGCCTGCATAGCGTTACGAGCACTGGGGTGGTGATCCGGGATAACTTCACGCAGTTGCTGGTGCTAGAGGCTACCGGGGATCG TGAGCTCGTCTACCTCGAAGAACACGCGCGGTCATGGAACTTCTTCATAG GAAGCCCTCTGCTCACAACTCGCGCTTACCCCGACGACTTCGACACAACGGCCCTTGCATTGACAGTCTTGGAGCCTTCAGACGTCTCGATCGTGCAGTCCGTGCTAGACGAGATAGCCAGCCATCTCAGTGCCGACGGGATAATCCTG GCTGATGAACCTGGACAGACCTACTTCGACACAACCCGCCCACGCGTTGACCCGGTCGTCTGCGTCAAcgtcctcgccctcttctaCAAGTATGGGCGCGGCCACGAACTACATACTACTCTGTCCTGGGTCCGCGACGTCCTTAGACACCGCGCATACTTAAACGGGACACGGTATTATGCGATACCTGAGGCATTCCTCTACTTTCTTGCCCGTTTACTCGAGAATACAAGTACAAATGGAGCAGGACTCCCCATGCATGATGAGTTCGTTTGTCTCCTTCGTGAACGAGTTGTCGAGCGCGTCGGACTGCCCGGGGATGCTCTTGCGCTTGCGATGCGTCTCCTTGCGGCGAGATACGTGGGTATCGCAGATGTGATTGACGAAGAGAGACTTCGCGAGATGCAGTGTGAGGACGGCGGGTGGAAGGTTGGGTGGGTGTATCGATATGGGAAGACGAATTTGCGGATTGGGAACAGGGGGTTGGCGACCGCGTTGGCCGTTAGAGCGCTGTCAGATCA TTCGAGTCTGATCAAGAACAATGAGAGGACTAGTCCGGTGTCTGAGAGCTCTCCTCCCCAATGCAACAAGAAATACTGCTG TGTATGCCTTCCAACGGGTACCTTAGTCGAGCTGGCAATCCGCAGGGTGCTTATTGAAGGAGAATGTATTGTCCAGGAGGATCTCCCCACGACGCCCTCATTTTCTTAA